In one Flammeovirga yaeyamensis genomic region, the following are encoded:
- a CDS encoding SusC/RagA family TonB-linked outer membrane protein — protein sequence MKQSNKIYTLLLVITLMFTSTIYAQKTYVEVECIVVDEFDQPINGAILSVQLDEGQEDVFYTNTSGNVTILGNEGDEVIVTAHLKKAQHITLKHSQSTLKIILKDQQDRYEDGYYSGGYKLQERTKSVAFSNVVKQDKLNKGYPLNSATSLMGTDGSVLIEQLTSNPGWDLSNMTLRGLNTSGNNTPAVYIDGFERSIYQINVDEIESVEFLKDISAKILVGPAAINGVLWITTKTGQAVKRKIDVSYEQGIQMPNIKYNYLDSYEYATLYNEARSNDGLSQLYTPFHLEGYRNNTNAFQFPNHEYTDILLKDQTTVRNANVSLTGATAKTKYMVIFGYQQQEGMVSAGPANGLDRLNIRANLSAKMNEFITLKANINARTEYIQSSTLTGRSLFNMLSTHRPNEYTLFVPQNTHYNNSEGFGVSRYTNSNVYAEVNERGFLKEQRIVGQTTVGLDFDLGNVVKGLSADLNAGIDTYNSVTYGQKANYNAFVPIYRADTLLALNQRRQKTELSSQSKESDDVVRDYAAYGRLKYRKSFGEDHQVLAQGMFSYLRQEIKGSNQITDNTTASIFGNYIFKNRYLFEGALANYGSNRFDHQSSQLNYSAGLGWVISNENFLINQPWINYLKLKSSYGLISTDRSIASSQWHQNVWTQSGNVYFGSNNNTAYKGTILSQAGTTGLTWEKQKELNVGIEGRLFHHLGFSLHYFDNHRYDIPEPINNTVINGQEYAQYVNYGEVKNHGVEWQFVYKNNYRLFDYEWGVSGMYSQSKLIDGNVIRYQEDGLNRIGKPINGIYGYQANGLFQSEQEIANSPSQNFGVIRPGDIKFVDQNGDGIINRSDRTLIGDSYPDVILNTHIKLNYKNFEFYTQLSGVFGREILLDNTYFWNYGEGKYSGVVRDRWTESNPNATYPRLTTKEYQNNFQNNSYWIEDGSYVRIDNVQIAYYWPLEKMTKNTFKTMKLYARGHNLFTWSKIKDVDPSNINAGYSNFPLLTTYMLGVQLTI from the coding sequence ATGAAACAATCCAATAAAATATATACTCTCCTATTGGTCATCACTTTGATGTTCACTTCTACAATATATGCTCAAAAGACCTATGTTGAAGTGGAGTGTATAGTAGTCGATGAATTTGATCAACCCATCAACGGAGCTATACTTTCTGTTCAATTGGATGAAGGACAGGAAGATGTTTTTTACACGAATACATCGGGTAATGTGACAATTTTAGGAAATGAGGGTGATGAAGTCATCGTTACTGCTCATTTAAAAAAAGCACAACATATTACCCTAAAGCACAGTCAGTCGACACTAAAGATTATCTTAAAAGATCAGCAAGATCGTTACGAAGATGGTTACTATTCTGGAGGTTATAAACTTCAGGAAAGAACAAAATCGGTGGCTTTTTCGAATGTTGTAAAGCAAGATAAACTCAATAAAGGCTACCCACTAAATTCTGCTACGTCATTAATGGGAACTGACGGAAGTGTTTTGATTGAGCAACTGACCAGTAACCCTGGTTGGGATTTATCCAATATGACTTTAAGAGGTTTAAATACTTCAGGCAACAATACTCCAGCAGTATATATTGATGGATTCGAAAGAAGCATTTATCAAATTAATGTGGATGAAATCGAATCTGTAGAATTCCTAAAAGATATCTCTGCAAAGATATTGGTAGGACCTGCCGCAATTAATGGGGTACTTTGGATCACTACTAAAACAGGTCAAGCGGTCAAAAGAAAGATCGATGTTTCTTACGAACAAGGTATTCAAATGCCTAACATCAAATACAATTATTTAGATAGTTATGAGTATGCGACCTTATATAATGAAGCTAGATCAAACGATGGTTTGTCGCAGTTATATACTCCTTTCCATTTAGAAGGGTATAGAAACAATACGAACGCCTTTCAATTTCCGAATCACGAATACACCGATATTCTATTAAAAGATCAGACTACCGTAAGAAATGCCAATGTGTCTCTAACGGGTGCTACTGCAAAAACAAAGTATATGGTAATTTTCGGTTATCAGCAACAGGAAGGAATGGTAAGTGCAGGTCCAGCAAATGGTTTGGATAGATTAAACATCAGAGCCAACTTAAGTGCAAAGATGAACGAGTTTATCACATTAAAAGCCAATATTAATGCAAGAACAGAATACATTCAAAGTAGTACATTAACAGGAAGATCGTTGTTTAATATGCTTTCTACTCACAGACCAAACGAGTACACTTTATTTGTTCCACAAAATACTCACTACAACAATTCAGAAGGATTTGGAGTTTCTAGATATACCAATAGCAATGTATATGCAGAGGTAAACGAAAGAGGCTTCTTAAAAGAACAAAGGATTGTTGGACAAACTACTGTTGGATTGGACTTCGATCTAGGGAATGTGGTGAAAGGTCTTTCAGCTGATTTAAATGCAGGAATCGATACATACAATAGTGTAACTTACGGACAAAAAGCCAATTACAATGCCTTTGTACCTATCTATAGAGCAGATACTTTATTAGCTTTAAATCAACGAAGACAGAAAACAGAATTATCAAGTCAAAGCAAAGAATCTGATGATGTTGTGAGAGATTATGCCGCTTATGGTCGATTAAAATACAGAAAAAGTTTTGGGGAAGATCATCAAGTTTTGGCTCAAGGAATGTTCTCTTATTTGAGACAAGAGATTAAGGGAAGTAATCAGATTACTGATAACACGACAGCTTCTATTTTTGGTAACTACATTTTTAAAAACAGATATTTATTTGAAGGAGCGTTGGCGAATTATGGATCAAACAGATTCGATCATCAAAGCAGTCAGCTCAACTATTCGGCAGGGTTAGGATGGGTCATCTCCAACGAGAACTTTTTGATAAATCAACCGTGGATCAACTATCTGAAGTTAAAAAGTAGCTATGGTTTGATCTCCACTGATAGGAGTATTGCAAGCTCACAATGGCATCAGAATGTATGGACCCAAAGTGGTAATGTCTATTTTGGATCGAACAACAATACAGCTTATAAAGGAACAATTCTATCTCAAGCAGGAACGACTGGGCTTACTTGGGAAAAGCAAAAGGAATTAAATGTAGGTATAGAAGGGCGTTTATTCCATCACTTAGGATTCTCTCTTCATTACTTTGATAATCACCGATATGATATTCCAGAACCTATTAATAATACAGTGATTAATGGTCAGGAGTATGCACAATATGTGAATTACGGTGAAGTGAAAAACCATGGGGTAGAATGGCAATTTGTGTACAAAAATAACTACCGCTTGTTCGATTATGAGTGGGGAGTTAGTGGCATGTATTCACAATCTAAATTGATAGACGGTAATGTGATCCGATATCAAGAAGATGGTTTGAATAGAATTGGTAAACCGATAAACGGTATTTACGGTTACCAAGCCAATGGATTATTCCAATCGGAACAAGAAATTGCTAATTCACCTTCTCAAAACTTTGGGGTGATAAGACCTGGTGATATCAAGTTTGTCGACCAAAATGGCGATGGTATCATCAATAGATCCGATCGAACTTTAATTGGGGATAGTTACCCGGATGTGATCTTGAATACGCACATCAAATTAAACTATAAGAACTTCGAATTTTATACACAGTTATCGGGCGTTTTTGGTCGAGAGATATTACTTGATAATACCTATTTCTGGAACTACGGAGAAGGGAAATATTCAGGTGTAGTAAGGGATCGTTGGACAGAGAGTAATCCGAATGCCACTTACCCAAGGTTAACCACAAAGGAGTATCAGAACAACTTCCAAAACAACAGTTATTGGATAGAAGATGGTAGTTATGTACGCATCGATAATGTTCAGATTGCCTATTACTGGCCTTTGGAGAAAATGACCAAGAATACTTTTAAAACCATGAAACTATATGCAAGAGGGCACAACCTATTTACATGGTCGAAAATTAAAGATGTAGATCCGTCGAACATCAATGCCGGGTATTCGAATTTCCCATTATTAACCACTTATATGTTGGGTGTTCAGTTGACTATTTAA
- a CDS encoding RagB/SusD family nutrient uptake outer membrane protein, whose amino-acid sequence MKRLIIYIGIIIGCTSCNKYLEANFDGSVSDENVWTNPVYAEGVLLNAYVALPDNFGLEESTFLDCVTDNAVTNHYISMVYINGNGGWRADNNGTGLWYDWYQQIEYINLWIKYGQNANYYLSDALLNQQIKERLNGEARFLRAWYYWKLLQAYAGKVDGELKGVPLYNRPIENDRDYANTTKRASYEECINFILADIEKAIEWLPEEYNGNDHVVGKQQMGRATYTAAMALKTRVLLYAASPLFGVKDWSETVKASLTMMAHTRTSLPSIKWDDLESYYCAQNHNEIIMRKFDRNNTFFKDNYPPSSNGDGRTSPSQNLADTFFGKDGYPIDHPNSNYDPQHPYDNVSNRFKATIAYNGSGYRNQKLETFVGGFDTEAQYVNATRTGMYLRKWMSMRASADGIDETVGLHYYALFRYAEIFLNFAEAANEWVGPDVPVEFGGVSMSAKDAIKEVRKRAGLTNHDYLNEVAAQGQDAFRTLIKKERRIELCFEGHYFWDLRRWNDALNNEVKGVKIQKLGEDEFTYEYPVIERRNFDEYMRFGPIPFNQVALGLRQNDGW is encoded by the coding sequence ATGAAAAGATTAATTATATATATCGGAATAATCATTGGATGTACCTCATGTAATAAATACCTGGAGGCCAATTTTGATGGTTCAGTTTCTGATGAAAACGTTTGGACAAATCCAGTTTATGCAGAGGGCGTATTGTTAAACGCTTATGTTGCTCTGCCAGATAATTTTGGATTGGAAGAAAGCACATTTCTAGACTGTGTAACTGATAATGCAGTCACCAACCATTATATTTCGATGGTGTACATTAACGGAAATGGTGGTTGGAGAGCAGATAACAATGGCACTGGTTTGTGGTATGATTGGTACCAACAAATCGAATACATTAATCTATGGATAAAGTACGGTCAGAATGCCAATTATTATCTTTCTGATGCCTTGTTGAACCAACAAATCAAAGAGCGTTTGAATGGGGAGGCTCGCTTTTTAAGAGCATGGTATTATTGGAAGCTTCTGCAAGCCTATGCTGGTAAAGTGGATGGGGAGTTAAAAGGAGTCCCTTTGTATAATCGCCCTATTGAAAATGATAGAGATTATGCAAACACAACCAAAAGAGCTTCTTATGAAGAATGTATCAATTTTATCTTAGCAGATATAGAAAAAGCGATCGAATGGTTACCGGAAGAGTATAATGGTAACGATCATGTTGTAGGGAAGCAACAAATGGGGCGTGCAACCTATACAGCTGCCATGGCTTTAAAAACTCGTGTTTTGCTGTATGCAGCGAGTCCTTTGTTTGGCGTAAAAGATTGGAGTGAAACAGTAAAAGCTTCATTAACCATGATGGCTCATACGAGAACTTCCCTACCATCGATCAAGTGGGATGATTTGGAGTCTTATTACTGTGCCCAAAATCATAATGAAATTATCATGAGGAAGTTCGATAGAAACAACACTTTCTTTAAAGATAATTATCCTCCTTCATCCAATGGTGATGGTAGAACGTCTCCTTCTCAAAATCTAGCAGATACATTTTTTGGGAAGGATGGTTATCCTATCGATCATCCCAATAGTAATTACGATCCACAACATCCTTATGACAATGTATCCAATCGTTTTAAAGCCACTATCGCTTATAATGGATCAGGTTATAGAAATCAAAAGCTAGAAACATTTGTAGGCGGTTTTGATACAGAAGCTCAATATGTAAATGCGACTCGTACAGGAATGTATTTAAGGAAATGGATGTCGATGCGAGCTAGCGCTGATGGCATTGATGAAACTGTAGGATTGCATTATTATGCCTTATTCAGGTACGCAGAAATCTTCTTAAACTTTGCAGAAGCAGCCAACGAATGGGTAGGACCTGATGTTCCCGTAGAATTTGGCGGGGTGAGCATGAGTGCAAAAGATGCAATTAAAGAAGTGAGAAAACGTGCTGGTCTAACAAATCATGATTATTTAAATGAAGTGGCAGCTCAAGGTCAGGATGCTTTTAGAACTTTGATTAAGAAAGAAAGACGTATCGAATTGTGTTTCGAAGGACATTATTTCTGGGACTTGAGAAGATGGAACGATGCTTTAAATAATGAGGTAAAGGGAGTGAAAATTCAGAAACTAGGAGAAGACGAGTTCACTTACGAATACCCCGTAATAGAAAGAAGAAACTTTGATGAATATATGCGTTTTGGTCCTATTCCTTTTAATCAGGTAGCATTAGGGTTAAGACAAAATGATGGTTGGTAA
- a CDS encoding DUF1735 domain-containing protein, with amino-acid sequence MKKILYILTLACLLTSCAYDSYLNDFDETTVYFAHQTPIRTLIVDEYEQIKLGVAFGGRRENTNNEWVEFEVDPSLLEGTSYTLLPSELYSLSNENSISIPSGSFQGDITVAFDMQRLTEAAAPMTNLALPVRITSTSLDQIHESKGYTIILFKYIAKLDGTWYQKGVSKMTDIAKDSSWTVTYSQPTLERNRSNVLNTKTKNEVVANAMGNSDYHLNILMEDSDITLSSEEVANFVDDEASVSEDKKELYIKYKFEQEGILHEVSDTLIFAKRNIVFETW; translated from the coding sequence ATGAAAAAAATACTATATATACTTACTCTAGCATGCCTTTTAACAAGTTGTGCATACGATAGTTACTTAAATGATTTCGACGAGACAACAGTTTATTTCGCACATCAAACACCTATTAGAACGTTGATAGTCGACGAATATGAACAAATAAAGTTAGGTGTCGCTTTTGGTGGTCGAAGGGAAAATACCAATAATGAATGGGTGGAATTCGAAGTAGATCCATCCTTATTAGAAGGCACATCTTACACCTTGTTGCCATCGGAATTGTATAGTTTATCCAACGAGAATTCGATTTCTATTCCAAGTGGAAGTTTCCAAGGAGATATCACAGTAGCTTTTGATATGCAACGTTTAACAGAAGCAGCTGCACCAATGACAAATTTGGCTTTGCCTGTTCGTATCACCTCTACTTCATTGGATCAAATTCATGAGTCGAAAGGGTATACTATCATTCTGTTTAAATACATCGCAAAATTGGATGGCACGTGGTATCAGAAAGGTGTTTCTAAAATGACGGATATTGCTAAAGACTCTTCATGGACGGTGACCTATAGTCAGCCTACTTTAGAGAGAAATCGATCGAATGTGTTGAATACAAAGACAAAAAATGAAGTGGTAGCAAACGCAATGGGTAATTCCGATTACCACCTTAATATCTTGATGGAAGACAGCGACATTACTCTTTCAAGCGAGGAAGTCGCCAATTTTGTTGATGATGAAGCTTCGGTATCGGAAGATAAAAAAGAATTGTACATCAAATACAAGTTTGAGCAGGAAGGCATTCTTCATGAGGTTTCGGATACCCTTATTTTCGCCAAAAGAAATATCGTATTTGAGACGTGGTAG
- a CDS encoding UvrB/UvrC motif-containing protein, translated as MNNSLTSRIVLLLFLTISTSLFAQENSSKEGVEFEFTWERYADEINRSYHFFNINNNSDQDIYITGVLTIHANFGGEKRVGEEVYDLVIAKGETMKQLVINTNGLTSFTDFDLSQIKIHKFSRTTEITKALADGFILIDSINQKNPITITTTKLGNVKLYDGVDFEVEASKLTTASNISFEYEMYYPDQVVTQESQAHDNLPMKSQVFHCYGINHLMLIKPTNLVIDGEKYPIDATSIQLPSTYQNKIAKYLPAQQTATDAVVAGGTDNGTVSENERIQLLKAEMDKAVSAEDYSKAALLKEEIGILKQISEAVNAKDYIKAGELQKTWKEKFGDEVALE; from the coding sequence ATGAACAACTCCCTTACCTCTCGTATTGTACTTCTATTATTTTTAACCATTTCCACTTCATTATTTGCTCAAGAAAACTCATCTAAAGAAGGTGTAGAATTCGAATTTACTTGGGAAAGATATGCCGATGAAATAAATAGAAGCTACCACTTCTTTAACATCAACAATAATTCTGATCAAGACATTTACATTACTGGCGTGCTAACAATTCACGCTAATTTTGGAGGGGAGAAAAGAGTGGGAGAAGAAGTGTATGACCTTGTTATTGCGAAAGGAGAAACGATGAAACAATTGGTGATCAATACCAACGGTTTGACATCATTTACTGATTTTGACCTTTCACAAATTAAGATTCATAAGTTTTCTAGAACAACAGAAATAACAAAAGCTCTTGCAGATGGTTTTATTTTAATCGATTCAATTAATCAAAAAAATCCAATTACAATTACTACCACTAAACTAGGTAATGTAAAATTGTATGACGGAGTAGATTTCGAAGTTGAAGCAAGTAAGCTGACTACAGCATCAAATATTTCTTTTGAATATGAAATGTATTATCCTGATCAAGTGGTTACACAAGAATCACAGGCACACGATAATCTTCCTATGAAAAGTCAGGTATTCCACTGCTACGGAATCAATCATTTGATGTTGATTAAGCCAACCAATTTGGTCATAGACGGTGAAAAATATCCAATTGATGCCACTTCAATTCAATTGCCATCAACCTATCAAAATAAAATTGCGAAATACCTTCCAGCCCAGCAAACAGCTACAGATGCTGTTGTTGCAGGTGGTACAGATAATGGAACGGTATCAGAAAACGAAAGAATACAGTTGTTAAAAGCTGAAATGGACAAAGCGGTTTCTGCTGAAGATTACAGCAAAGCAGCACTGTTAAAAGAAGAAATTGGTATCCTAAAACAAATTTCAGAGGCAGTGAATGCAAAAGATTACATTAAGGCAGGGGAGCTTCAAAAAACATGGAAAGAGAAGTTTGGAGATGAGGTGGCGTTGGAGTAA
- a CDS encoding T9SS type A sorting domain-containing protein — MNTRYTNYFCCLFLILLSTFSFEVQAQMVTTPLKNLSDAPGATITDDTLTISPKLIVKDHYVTSQRVTYVTGRLQIQKNRSLTVNAGDTLVISGGLRLKNKATLINNGNIVVKKNLRLGFNENQEDIAFSNNDGASITIGQNMWGPKPRKSSFGGTIAVNEEVRVNFDGNLFPANGKLYYGSENTNRFSDDTPNASEMSISNYFANNTHNQIHENQNVNNRSEDYINAIKNHNKRKRYLPLVGGVPNDEAAGMLVRFLVDVDLQDDDLPVELTYFNVVSKDGEVRTYWETATEINNSHFMLERSTDGRNYKVLYDKIHGAGNSNVSINYEAEDKDPIEGKIYYRLTQVDFDGKQESWVEVIYHGDKVQGEVLNIYPNPAQFQLNVAMHLLEDEKPTFEFINPATGHQVPLPEVSMTNSKASFDISEFNAGTYVMVVKLNGRVSHRSQVVILGTGNRSKEEDKEQKKKEKKQKKK, encoded by the coding sequence ATGAATACGAGATATACTAATTACTTTTGCTGCTTATTTTTAATACTACTATCTACTTTTTCTTTTGAGGTACAAGCACAAATGGTCACCACCCCACTAAAGAATCTATCTGATGCACCCGGAGCAACCATTACTGATGATACACTCACAATTTCACCTAAACTGATTGTAAAAGACCATTATGTAACCTCTCAGAGAGTAACTTATGTAACGGGGCGATTGCAAATACAGAAGAATAGATCGCTTACTGTAAACGCTGGAGATACATTAGTGATTTCAGGAGGGTTAAGACTAAAAAATAAAGCCACTTTAATTAATAACGGGAACATTGTAGTGAAGAAGAACTTACGATTAGGCTTTAATGAAAACCAAGAGGATATCGCTTTTTCTAACAATGATGGTGCAAGCATTACTATTGGTCAGAATATGTGGGGACCCAAGCCAAGAAAATCTAGCTTTGGTGGAACAATAGCCGTAAATGAAGAAGTGAGAGTAAATTTTGATGGAAATTTATTCCCGGCTAATGGTAAACTCTACTATGGATCTGAAAATACCAATCGATTCTCTGATGATACCCCGAACGCTAGTGAAATGTCTATTTCAAATTACTTTGCTAATAATACACACAATCAGATTCACGAAAATCAGAATGTGAACAATAGATCAGAAGATTATATCAACGCCATAAAGAACCATAACAAAAGAAAGCGTTACCTACCTTTAGTAGGTGGTGTACCCAATGATGAAGCCGCAGGTATGCTCGTTCGTTTCTTAGTGGATGTTGACCTTCAGGATGATGATTTACCTGTTGAACTTACTTATTTTAATGTCGTTTCTAAAGATGGCGAAGTAAGAACATATTGGGAAACTGCAACAGAAATAAACAATAGCCACTTTATGTTGGAACGATCTACAGATGGTAGAAACTATAAAGTGCTTTATGATAAAATCCATGGAGCAGGAAATTCTAATGTTTCCATCAACTATGAGGCTGAAGACAAAGATCCTATAGAAGGAAAAATATATTACCGCCTTACTCAAGTCGATTTTGATGGCAAACAAGAGTCTTGGGTAGAGGTGATCTATCATGGAGATAAAGTACAGGGAGAAGTATTAAACATCTATCCTAACCCTGCCCAATTCCAATTGAATGTGGCCATGCATTTATTGGAAGACGAAAAACCTACTTTCGAATTCATCAACCCTGCTACAGGACATCAAGTACCTTTGCCGGAAGTGAGTATGACCAACTCTAAAGCTTCTTTTGATATTTCAGAATTTAATGCCGGTACGTATGTAATGGTCGTTAAATTAAATGGAAGGGTAAGTCATCGTAGTCAAGTCGTTATTTTAGGAACGGGTAACCGTTCGAAGGAAGAAGACAAGGAACAGAAAAAGAAAGAGAAAAAACAGAAGAAGAAATAA
- a CDS encoding sulfatase family protein — MKQLYFLITLFISVQIHAQQKDQPNILWITFEDTSPHLIYDNPSSNTPNMDRLEQEGVRFNAMFSTATICSPSRSAIITGLHATSIGTGNHRSSIPFPDQIKGFPYYLKQQGYHTSNNVKTDYNVFDQKKFINECWTESSKTAHWRNRKDGQAFFSVFNLNESHASRTFVWKEEKYKREILSHLPEELRTKEETLILPPFYRDSPEMRHHMARIYNCINYTDYRIGQILSQLKHDGLEEETIIFVFADHGEAMPRGKGNGINLGHRVPMYVYVPEKYKHLSGLTMGNKTDRVGSFEDLAATILTLADIKKPAYFEGTNLLAENYSKTHFYGHKDGADDARDITREVSDGRFMYSRVYNTSLPEMQFKHYTGIADIYTTMKTDLKNDLLNDDQKNIFIKNRDKEMLFDLENDPWELNNLANDPKYAKQLKKFRKICQEEILKTRDLQFIPYGEMMRMSEKTGLAPYDFKSDESVYPLKSMMSMINLSGEGSKAISKQLKGLKSEHGLVRYWAAYGLRNQNYLTANEYQIIEDVLEVEKETYVQIELATILCIHNPKHSSFRLLQKYAMGSNYFDQWHALRNVFDYLPNQGDYQGLYQTVLDNLPNKKKVKKLHKNIYFDVFETAKSGIYVYQFNSIE; from the coding sequence ATGAAACAATTATACTTCCTCATCACCTTATTTATAAGCGTTCAGATACACGCTCAACAGAAGGATCAACCTAATATTTTATGGATTACTTTTGAAGATACCTCTCCACATTTAATCTATGATAACCCTTCTTCAAACACGCCCAATATGGATCGCTTAGAACAAGAAGGAGTACGTTTCAATGCCATGTTTTCGACAGCCACTATTTGTTCGCCTTCGAGATCGGCAATTATCACCGGACTGCATGCAACATCAATTGGTACAGGAAATCATAGAAGTAGTATTCCTTTTCCAGATCAGATTAAGGGCTTTCCTTATTATTTAAAGCAACAGGGCTACCATACTTCCAATAATGTAAAAACAGATTATAATGTCTTCGACCAAAAGAAGTTTATCAACGAATGTTGGACAGAGTCGAGCAAAACAGCCCATTGGAGAAACCGCAAGGACGGTCAGGCTTTCTTTTCAGTCTTTAATTTAAATGAGTCGCATGCCTCTAGAACTTTTGTGTGGAAAGAAGAGAAATACAAAAGAGAGATTTTATCCCATCTTCCAGAAGAGTTAAGAACCAAAGAAGAAACTTTAATCTTACCTCCATTTTATAGAGATAGTCCAGAAATGAGACATCATATGGCCAGAATATATAACTGTATTAATTATACAGATTATAGAATTGGTCAGATTTTGTCCCAATTGAAACACGATGGGTTGGAAGAAGAAACTATCATTTTTGTTTTTGCAGATCATGGAGAAGCGATGCCTAGAGGAAAAGGAAATGGAATTAACCTTGGTCATAGAGTACCGATGTATGTGTATGTACCAGAAAAGTACAAACATCTGTCGGGTTTAACAATGGGTAATAAAACTGATAGAGTAGGTAGCTTCGAAGACTTAGCAGCAACGATCTTAACTTTGGCGGACATCAAAAAGCCGGCTTATTTTGAGGGTACCAACCTTTTGGCTGAGAACTATAGTAAAACACATTTTTACGGTCATAAAGACGGTGCAGACGATGCGAGAGACATCACCAGAGAAGTTTCTGATGGCCGTTTTATGTACTCAAGAGTGTACAATACATCACTTCCTGAAATGCAATTTAAGCACTATACAGGGATTGCTGATATTTACACGACGATGAAAACGGATTTGAAGAATGATCTTTTAAACGACGATCAGAAGAATATCTTTATTAAAAATCGTGATAAGGAAATGTTATTTGATTTGGAAAATGATCCTTGGGAATTAAATAACTTGGCGAACGATCCAAAGTATGCTAAGCAGCTGAAGAAGTTTAGAAAAATCTGTCAGGAAGAAATCTTAAAGACCAGAGATTTACAGTTCATTCCTTATGGTGAAATGATGCGTATGTCGGAGAAAACTGGATTGGCTCCCTATGACTTCAAGTCAGACGAATCGGTATATCCACTTAAATCAATGATGTCGATGATCAACCTTTCGGGAGAGGGAAGTAAAGCCATTAGTAAACAACTGAAAGGGTTAAAATCGGAACATGGATTGGTACGTTATTGGGCGGCGTATGGGTTGAGAAACCAAAATTACTTAACAGCTAATGAATATCAGATAATCGAAGACGTGTTGGAAGTGGAGAAAGAAACCTATGTGCAAATTGAGTTAGCCACAATTTTGTGTATCCATAATCCGAAACATTCATCTTTCCGTTTACTTCAAAAATATGCTATGGGTAGTAATTATTTCGATCAGTGGCATGCCCTAAGAAATGTATTTGATTATTTACCAAACCAAGGTGATTACCAAGGTTTATATCAAACGGTCTTAGATAATTTACCGAATAAAAAGAAGGTGAAGAAACTACATAAGAACATCTACTTTGATGTCTTTGAGACAGCGAAAAGTGGTATTTATGTTTATCAGTTTAATAGCATCGAGTAA